GGTCACTGTTTTGTTCATCCGTATTACGCAGTGTAATACGAAAGACCCCTTTCGTCAAGCCCGCCCCGCGCCCTTGCCCCGCAGCCGCTCTAGGTGCCGCGCCAGCAGGATCTTCTGCGCCTCGTCGCGCGCCTCCTCCGACGCCTCCGCCTCCTCGAGCCTCTTCATCCGCGCCAGCAGGCGCCGCGTCTCCCGTCCCGTCGTCTCCTCGCGCATGGTGAGCCTCCCCGGGCGCCCCGCGCCCGCACCTCTCATACGATCGACCCCCCGAAAAAGTTGCATGCTCCCCTCGACAGGACGCCGCGAACCCGGTATGCTTCCCGGGTGAGGACCACTCTCGTCGCACTCGCCCTGCTCCTGATCGCCGCCCCCGTCCCGGCCCGCAAACCCAAGGTGAAAGACCTCATCGCCGGCTTCGAAGCCGCCAAGACCGACGAGCGCCTGCGCCTGGCGGGCACCATGGCGCGCATGAAGGACAAGAAGGCCGTCGACGCTTTGATCGCCGCCTTCGACGTCAAGAAGGGCAACCCGCGGGAATCCGCCGCCATCGTCGACGCCCTCGGGATCGCCGGCGACCCGCGCGCCGTCGACGCTCTCGCCGGCGCCTGGGACTACCTGCGCTCGATGACCTTGCAGATGGGGGAGCTCCCCGGCCATCTCCAGGTCCTGCGCTGGAAGATACTCGAGGCCTTGAGCCGCCTCGGCGGCGACCAGGCCGTGCGCACCTTGTCCGAGGCCCTCAACGAGAGCGACCCGCGCGTCGTGGAGGAAGCCGTGCGCGGCCTCGGCCGCCTCCAGGTCCGCGACGCCGTCCCCGCCTTGCAGCAGTTGGCCGGGGGGGCCTCCGGCAACCTCCTTCAGGCCGTCTTCGAGGCCTTGGGCGACATCGGCGACAAGCGCGCCGTCTCCACGCTCGACCAGGCGGTCGCCAACCCCGACAAGTTCATCGAGGTCCAGGCCTCCTACGGCCTGGCCAAGCTCGGCAAGAAGGACGCCTTCGCCCGCCTCAACGCCTTTCTCAAGGGCGACCCCGGCGAGGACAAGGTCGGCCTGCTCGCCGCCTATTACCTCGTCAAGCTCGACAAGGACGCCGGCCTGGAGCATCTCGAGACGATGATGAAGAAGCCCGACAGCCCGCTGGCCCCGCTCGCCGCCGAGACCTTGGGCAAGACGGAGAATCCGCGCGCCGTCCTCGTCCTCGTCGAGGCCTTCAAGGCCCCCGACCCCGCCGTCCGCCAGTCCGTCGCCCGCGCCCTGGTGCGCCTGGGCGGCCCCCGCGCCGTGACCGCCCTCAAGAAGCTGCGCGCCGACTCCAACCCCGGCGTGCGCGGCGCCGCCGTCAACGGCCTCGCCGACCTCGGCGAGATCGACTAGGCGTCAAGGTAAGTTCACCTCCCCTCACTGTGCCGCGCCCCCGCGGCGGAGCTACCCTCTCCTCGTCAGGAGGCCGCTCCATGAAAAAGATCTATTACGTTTTGCTCGCCGTCGCCGGCGTCTGGGCCGTCAAAACCATCCTCGACCGCCGCGAGCGCGAGCGCTTGGTCGGCGCCCTCCCGCGTCCCCTGCCCAAGGAGTTCAACGGCGAGGTCAAGGCCGCGGTCGACGAGCTCAAGGGCCCGCTCGCCGAGATCTGAGCGTCACGGAGCCCTGACTTTCCCTCCATGGGAAAATCGGGCCGTCCGTCTATCCTATGCCTGGGGAGGTCCTTATGACCCTTAAACGGCGCAAGCACGCGCGGCCCTCCGCGCCGTCGATCCGCGACCCCGGGACCATCCGGCCCCTGGACTCCGAGGACCAGGCGGGCACCTACGCCCGCCCGGACTCCGGGAACGACACCGGCGAGAGCGACGAGGGCGTCTTCGCTCAGGGCCCGTTGCCGTCGAAAAAACGAAAGACCAAGCACCGCAAGGAGGCGCTCCGATGAGGCCGAAACGAAGACGGACCGGTCATGAGCAGCCCGACCTGATCAACGAGGAGATCAGCGACTCGCTCGGCGGCACCGAGGCCGCCGTGATGGGCGAGGACGAGGACTGGGGCCGTCCCGTGGCCGGCGAGACGGTCGGCTACGGCCGTCCCCAGGAGCAGGATTTGGAGGAGGCGACCCGATGAAAACCAAGAAAAAGGCGAAAACGTCGAGCCGGTTCACACGCGGCGTGAAGGTCGGCGCCAAGCGGCGCCACGGACGCAAGCCCGCCGGGGGGATCAAAGCCGACGAGGATGTCACCCGGAAGCTGGAGACGTTGACGACGCTCTGAAGTCGGGAGGTGCCATCATGAAAGCCACACTGTCGAAGCGCAGGCATCCGGTGTCGAGCACCCGTCGCCCGAAACGCCGCGCCGCGCGGCCCGGCCGGCGCGCGCACAAGCGCCACCGGGCCGCCGCCGCCGCGACCGCCGCCGCAGCGCCCCTCGCGTCCGCCGATGAACCGGTTCCAATGGGAGGAGAGGAGACGAACGTCGTGTTCGACGCCGTCTTCACCGACTCGCCGGACAAGCGCGAGGAGGAGTTCAGTGACGAGGAGCTGCTCGACCGCGAGGAGCGCCAGGACCTGTACTAGCCTCGCGCCGGCGTCGCGCCCGGCCCCTCTCGGCCGGGCGCCCCGCCATGCCCGTAAATCCCGCGCCTCAGCCATCGCCGCCCGCCAGCCGGCGGAACTCCGCGAACAGCTCGTGGATCGCGGCCGCGTGCTCGCCCTGCTCCTTCTCGAGTCCGAGAAGGGCCTTCTCCGCCTTCTCGATGCGCGCCGCCAGGCCTTCGCCGCTCATCAGCGCGTCGCTCATCTTCACGAACGCGCGCATGATGGCGATTCTCACTTCGCGGCCGCGCGGGCTGCGCAGCACGGTCGACAGCATGGAGATTCCTTCCCGCGTGAAGGCGAGCGGCCAGTATTTGCGGTGCTTCCCGTGGCCGGCTTTGTCTAAGGTCACAATTTGTGACCTTAGATGACTGCTTTCCTCCGCGGTCAAGCGAAACATGAAATCCGCAGGAAAATCACCGCGATTTCGTTGAACCTGTTGATTGAGGTATTTCGTGGTCACGCCGTATAAGCGCGCGAGGTCTTCGTCCAGCATGACCCTTTGACCGCGAACGACATGAATCAGGGGAACGACTTTGGCGATATCCATATCTTCATACGATTGAGGGGGGCGATTTGTTCCATAGCTTGAAGTGCCAAATTGGTACTTCAAGATCTTAAGGTTGCAAATTGCAACCTTAAGAATTTGGGTAAAACATAAATATTGATTGGATTATTTTGAGGTCGCAATTTACGACCTCAAACTTGAAGTCACAATTTGCAACTTCAAGTCGAAGGCGAGTTTTCACGCCTGTTTACACGCCGCGTCTAAGGTCACAATTTGCAACCTTAGAACCGCCTTAGGATTTGTATCCTACCCGCATGATCCTCCTCCTCCTCTCCGTTTTCCTCGCCGTTCCGTCGCAGGCCGCGGCTGCGACCGTCAAGGACGCCCAAGCCTTCATGGACCGCGCCGAGAAGTCCCTCGACGCCCTCGGCCGCCGCGCCGCCTTCTCCTCCTGGGCGATGCAGACCAACATCAACTACTCCACCGAGTGGCTCGCCGGCGACGCCGACAACGCCTACTCCGCCGAGGCCGCCCGCCTCGCCCGCGAGGCCCGCCGATTCGACAAGCTCGCGCTGCCCGCCGACCTCAAGCGCAAGTTCCTCCTCCTCAAGCTGACCGTGACGGCCCCCGCCCCGCCCGACGAGAAAGACCAGAAAGAGCTCTCCGACACCAAGGTCTGGCTCGAGAGCACCTACGGCAAGGGCAAGTACTGCCCGGCTTCCA
Above is a genomic segment from Elusimicrobiota bacterium containing:
- a CDS encoding HEAT repeat domain-containing protein, whose amino-acid sequence is MRTTLVALALLLIAAPVPARKPKVKDLIAGFEAAKTDERLRLAGTMARMKDKKAVDALIAAFDVKKGNPRESAAIVDALGIAGDPRAVDALAGAWDYLRSMTLQMGELPGHLQVLRWKILEALSRLGGDQAVRTLSEALNESDPRVVEEAVRGLGRLQVRDAVPALQQLAGGASGNLLQAVFEALGDIGDKRAVSTLDQAVANPDKFIEVQASYGLAKLGKKDAFARLNAFLKGDPGEDKVGLLAAYYLVKLDKDAGLEHLETMMKKPDSPLAPLAAETLGKTENPRAVLVLVEAFKAPDPAVRQSVARALVRLGGPRAVTALKKLRADSNPGVRGAAVNGLADLGEID
- a CDS encoding ORF6N domain-containing protein; protein product: MDIAKVVPLIHVVRGQRVMLDEDLARLYGVTTKYLNQQVQRNRGDFPADFMFRLTAEESSHLRSQIVTLDKAGHGKHRKYWPLAFTREGISMLSTVLRSPRGREVRIAIMRAFVKMSDALMSGEGLAARIEKAEKALLGLEKEQGEHAAAIHELFAEFRRLAGGDG